A single Lactuca sativa cultivar Salinas chromosome 8, Lsat_Salinas_v11, whole genome shotgun sequence DNA region contains:
- the LOC111903711 gene encoding SH3 domain-containing protein 2, translated as METIRKQATKLREQVARQQQAVFKQFGGGGYGGSDNVVTDEAELRLHQKLEKLYISTRAAKHFQRDIVRGVEGYIVTGSKQLEIGTKLSEDSKKYGVENTCTSGSTLSRAAKNFSRARALMEKERGNLLKSFGTQVAEPLRAMVMGAPLEDARHLAQRYDRMRQEAEAQAVEVSKRQARVREGTGNPDILMKLEAAESKLQDLKSNMTILGREAASAMAAVEGQQQKMTLQRLISMIESERAYHQKVVQILDQLEGEMVSERQRIEAAPTPIETAPPPPSYEEVNNAFTSPTQNGSNDEVDYFLGEVMYSFHAESDVELNLSLGDYVVIRKVSNNGWAEGECKGKAGWFPVGYIERRERVLASKVTDIF; from the exons ATGGAAACGATCAGAAAACAGGCGACGAAGCTCCGGGAGCAGGTTGCCAGACAACAACAG GCGGTTTTCAAGCAgtttggtggtggtggttatggagGCTCTGATAATGTTGTTACAGATGAGGCAGAACTGAGGCTTCATCAGAAACTTGAGAAGCTATACATATCTACACGTGCTGCTAAG CATTTCCAAAGGGACATTGTTCGTGGTGTTGAAGGATATATAGTTACAGGTTCCAAACAACTTGAAATTG GGACAAAATTGTCCGAAGATAGCAAGAAATATGGTGTTGAGAATACATGCACTAGTGGTAGCACACTATCTAGAGCTGCAAAAAACTTTTCAAGAGCTCGTGCTTTAATGGAGAAAGAAAGAGGAAACCTACTCAAATCATTTGGGACTCAG GTGGCAGAGCCATTAAGAGCAATGGTAATGGGAGCTCCACTAGAAGATGCTCGTCATCTTGCTCAAAGATATGATAGAATGAGGCAAGAGGCTGAAGCTCAG GCTGTAGAAGTTTCTAAAAGACAAGCAAGAGTTAGAGAAGGAACAGGGAATCCAGACATCCTTATGAAACTTGAAGCAGCAGAATCAAAATTACAAGATCTGAAATCCAACATGACAATTTTGGGAAGAGAAGCTGCATCAGCAATGGCTGCTGTTGAAGGTCAACAACAAAAAATGACACTTCAGAGATTAATTTCCatg attGAATCAGAACGTGCCTACCACCAAAAGGTTGTTCAAATTCTGGATCAGCTTGAAGGCGAG ATGGTATCAGAACGACAAAGAATTGAAGCGGCTCCTACACCAATAGAAACAGCACCTCCACCTCCATCATATGAAGAAGTAAATAATGCGTTTACTTCTCCAACTCAAAATGGGTCAAATGATGAAGTGGATTACTTTTTAGGAGAG GTAATGTACTCATTTCACGCAGAGTCTGATGTGGAGTTGAATTTATCACTTGGTGATTATGTTGTTATTAGAAAG GTGTCTAATAATGGTTGGGCAGAAGGTGAATGCAAAGGGAAAGCAGGCTGGTTTCCGGTGGGATACATTGAAAGACGAGAACGTGTTCTTGCAAGTAAGGTCACAGATATTTTTTAG